The nucleotide window CAGCACGTTCTGACCCGTCGTGATGTCTTGCGCCACACAAATTGGAGGAACTGTGTAGGGCTCAGCGAATCTGTGGGTTAAAGGCAAGATACCCTGACCTGCCAAATCCGTCGGTGCAGACGTGTTGGTGCGAATGTCCTGAGCGATCACGACCGGCCCGCCGAAGTACGATCGACCACTGTTTACATCTTTGCTGGATGAATAAAAATTCCATGTCCCAATCTTGGCGCCCTGGTCGGCAGAGTAGAAGCCCCATGTATTGGGAAAAACATTGCCGGAAATGGCTGGGGCAGCAAAAAAGCCGACTCCCGTTAAGGAACCATCCTTGGCTGGATCGTATCCCTGGAAGTCGACATACGTGGATACATAGGCCGCCAGAATCTGGCCGGTGCCAGGAACTGAGTTGTATGTGTTGATGACATTCGACGTGACGCCCGCCCAGCATATCGCCATATAGCAGGAGCCCATGTTGCCGCCGTCGCGAATGGTATTGAAGCGAGCGGCGTGAAAACCAAGGTTGGGGGAAGGAATGGTGCCAACGTGGTGATCGGAAGCTTGGACGCTCATTCCGGCTACTTCGCTATCAGGGACTTGCAACCACTGTGGCGTTCCCCACAGGTCGATTTCTGTCTGGATGGATTCAAGGCCCCAATACGGGCCAGAATCGTTGGCATTATTGAAGGCGTATACCGACAGAGCTCGATCTTGATTGGTGTGGAGTGTTCCGCTGCCAAAAAGGTGATTGATGGAGACTGCTGAGTTCTTGAAGCCCTGCTTGGTGTGGGTGTCGTTGAAAAAAGTTCGCGCGCAAAGGGTGACGGTGCCGGGTATGGGAGACGGACCGTTGACGGGGTCTGCTGTTACGACATCGATACCCAGCCACGAGTGCTGTACACCGAGAGCATCCACGTAGTCGAGGAGATGATTTGGAGTTACCTGGCTCGGACAGTCGCTTGTCTGTGCGGCCGCAAAAAGGCTCAGCAGAACGAAACCTGCAGTCAACGGAAACTTAAGCACGACTTGCCTTTCAAATTATGGTTGTGGTTCCCGCCTATTTATCGGCCCTTCAGGCCGTTTTCCCACCATAGCGGTATGCTCACGTCCGATCAAAAGTAACCGTGGGAAATAAAAACACTGAGGCTGGGACGCGAAAGTCGAGCCATTGGAATAGTGCGGAGATGCGACGCGGGTCGGAGCGATCAACTCTAGCCGTGGAGGTGCGTTCGCGCTCTCTTCGCGAACCATTTCACGACCACATACACGATCGGACCAACCGCCAGTGCCCACGGACCCCAGCGCCATGCGACCGGATCGCTGAACAAAAGCGCGACCACCGTCATCACGGTGGGCAGGGCGATCACATAAACCAAACCGAGATTCCCGGCGGGAATCCGGAAGGCGCGCGGCAAGTCAGGACGCTTGTGGCGCAGCCCCCACGCCGAGAGCACGGTCATCACGGTCGTCGCCGCCCGCAGCCAGACATAAATGCTGATCAGCTGTCCGAGCGTATGTTGCGCTAGCGAAGCGTAGATCGCCGCCGAAATCAGAATCGCCACCCACGGAGTTCCGTAGCGCGCATGTTTGCGCGTAAGAAATGGCGGTAAGTAACCATCTTCGGCCAGTGCGAACGGCATGCGAGTGGTGGTCAGCACCGTACTGTTGAGTAGCGCCACCGTACTCACCATCGCGCCCAGCGTCATCAGGTTGCCGAGCCACGATCCGCCGATCAGCTGTGCCGCCGTCGAAAAGTACCCGTCTTTCCATTCCTGCCAATTTCCGAGCGCAGCCAATGCCGCCAGGGTCGGCAGGAAATAGGCAGCGATCGAAAGCGGCACCACCAGCGCGAGCGCTCGCGGATAGGTGCGTTGCGGATTCTCCACTTCCTCCGCCACCGTAGACAACTGTTCGTATCCTGAATAGAGCCACAGGCCCAGCGCCAGGCCCACTCCAAATACCTGCGAGAGCGGACGGTTTGGCGGAACAAACGGAACGAACGGATTGTGATGCCATTTCGTCAGGCCAATCACAATCATCGCGATGACCGGAATAAAAATGAAAAGCTCAAACGCAGTCGCGGCTTTGCCAACCATCTGGATGCCGCGAATGTTCAGCCACGTGATGAGCGCGATCAGCGCAAACGAGACCAGCCAGTGCTTCCATCCAACAATCCCCGGAAAGTAGAACGTCAGGTAGTCCGCGAACAACACTGCGTAGGAACCGCCCAGAAGAAATGACGCCGACCAGTTCCACCATCCCGCGAGGAATCCCCAGAAGTCGCCAAAGGCCGCGCGGGTCCAGCGATAGAAGCCGCCTTCAACCGGCATCGCACAGGTCAGTTCCGCGGAAACCAGCGAAACCGGGATGCACCAGAAAATTGGGATGATCAGGTGATACAGCAGCGTCATGCCCGGTCCGCTGGTGGTCACCATCGTCTCCAGGCCGAACGGGCCTCCGGTCGTATACGAAAACATTACGAAGACGAAGTAGAAGAGACTGGCTTTGCGGACGGTGGAAGTCGTCGATGGTTTGGGCGTGGTCAAAGTGTGCGATCTTTCGCGAGAACGCAACCCGCAGACAAGTCTAATGTTTCAGCGATTGCTCCAGCATCCACGGAATCAGGTCAGGCTCGGCGTACGCATTGTCCCAGGCGTTGTGCCCGACACCGGGATATTCGGTGTACTTGAACTTCGCTTTGACGGCAGTGAGGGCCTCCGCCATTTGACGCGCTTCGGTCACGGGCACAGTGTCGTCATCACCGCCGTGAAACATCCAGATGGGAGTGTTCGCAACCCGGCGCGCTACTTCAGCGAAAGGGTCTGCGATCTTCGGGTCGCCGGCCACGCTAACGAACAATTCCGGCATCTCTTTCAAAGGACGCAGTCCAGAACAGATCGGCACGAGCGCGGCGAAACGTCCTGGATGGCGAATCGCAATTTCCCACGTCCCGTATCCACCCATGGAGAGCCCGGTGAGGTAGACGTGATTGCGATCGCCGTGGAACTCCTTGATCGAAGCATCGAGTGCTGCCAGGGCCTGCGCTTCCATTTCCGGAGTACCCCAGAGTCTTTCGTTCCGGCATTGCGGCATCACGACCACGAACGGAAACCGCGAATTCTTCACTCGAATTGCGTGGCCGATGCCGACGTCCGTCTGAATCAGTCCATCATCGCCACGTTCGCCGGAGCCATGCAGGAAAAGTACGACCGGCCATGATTTCTTCGTCGAGAAATCCGACGGGACAAAAACCTGGTAGCGATAGCTTGTCCCCGAAACCGTAACGGCGCGATCCAGAAATCCCGTCTGCACACGGCCCCACTCCGGCAAAGCAGCAGCCAGAACGAGCAGGACGGACCACACCAACGCTCTTGATTTCGACATGGCAGGACAGTGTACAGGAATTTGAAGGGAAGTCCGCGGTAGTCGGCTGCAGGGAACGGTGCAAGGAACTAGGCGCCGATCGCCAGCGGGAGCCGTGGCCGGACGCCCGCTTCTTCCAGATCGAGCAACTTGCGCTTGATATCGAGTCCGCCACCGTACCCGCACAGTGTGCCGTCCGCGGCAATCACGCGATGGCAGGGAACAACGATCGCGATGGGATTGCGGTTGTTCGACATTCCCACCGCGCGAAAAGCCAGTGGATGCCCGATCGCGTGCGCGATATCCCGGTAGGAACACGTTTCGCCGTAAGGAATGTCGAGTAGCGCGTGCCAGCACTTGAGTTGAAATTCCGTCCCGCGCAAATCCAGCGGAAGGGAGAACTCGCGCCGCTGCCCATCGAAATATTCGTCGAGCTGGGTCAGCCACGGTTGCAGCGCGCTGCGGGATTCTTGCCAGTCCTGATCGACGCCGATGCCTTCGGTGCGCTGGCCGCGATCAAACTCCAGCTTCATCAAGCCGCTGGGCGAAAGTGCGAGAAGCAGCGGACCAGCAGGAGAATCGGTGCGGGCGTAGAAAATCCGTTCCATGGTTGCAGCAGAATACCATCTCCCCAAACTTGCTCAGCGCGAGAATTAGGGTGCAAAGAAAAAGCCTCCCGTTTTCGCGGGAGGCTCGTTCGCTTGTGGGAGGGTACCGTTACTTTGCTGGCTGCTGTTGGTCGGTGGTGGTTGCGGGGGCGGTTCCCGACGAAGCCAGTTGCTCCAGGTTGTTCTTCAGGAGGCTGATCTCGACACGCCCACCGGAGACTCGCTTCACCGGCTTCGCATCGCTGGCAGTGGCCTGCGCCGGAGCGTTGCCCATGCCTACGAGGTAAATCCGATAGACCGGAATCTCATGATTGAGAACCAGGTAGCGGACAACCGACTCGGCCATCTTCTGCGAGTTCGCGATTGCCGTCTGTCCGTGACCGGACGAGAAGCCCTGCACTTCGATGATGTAGCCGCGCTGGCTCTTCAGCGGGGTCGCCATCTCGTCGAGCGCCGTCTTTGCATTCTGGCTGAGGAGGGTCTGACCGGACTTGAAACGGATTTCGGTCTGGGTCGACGCCTGGTACTGATCGATATTCGTAACCACCTGCTCGACCGTGTTCAGGCGGGTGTGAGCAGACTGCGCGGTTTGCTGCGCGGCGGTAGCTTTGTTGCCCGCTTCGACGGCGTGCTGATCGGCTTCATTGGCCTTCGCGGAAGCCAGCTGGATGCCCTGCTGGGCGCGGCTGTCGACGTCCTTGATCATCTTGCTGTTGGAAGCCGTCAGTTCGTCCAGTTCGTTGATGCGATCGCGGATCGGCGCGGTCTGGCGCTGCACATATTTCTTGCGGGCAAACGGATTCATCTTGCCCCAGAAACCTTCATGTGTGTCCGGCTGCAAGGGAGTCTTGCCGGTGGCGTTGTCAGCCTTGGGAGCGGCCTGATCGGCGGGCGCGCTTTGGGTCGCAGGCTGCGTGGTGCTCTGCGCGAATGCGGGGAGAGTCATAACTCCTGCCAGCAGCAACGCGGGAACAATGTGATTCTTCATTTTAACTTCCTCCAAGTGAAGAGTGGTTTTTCCACCCTGGCGCCTTACAGCGCATTAAATTGCGTCTCGCTTCCTACCGCTTACGTAACCTACCGGAACTCAGAAGGCATCGGCGACGCATTGGATGCCTCAAAAAGCGGGCCTGTCGGCCGTCTCTCTAAGTACAGGTTGCATGCCAAATGCCTAGGTTGGAGACGGGAATACAAATGCTTTGTTTTCAAACATATTCTACCTTGCTGCCGCGTTTGGCGCTCCTCGGGTATTGCTTTGGCGGTAATTTTGGGGACCTCCGATATAAAAACTGCTATCGGCGCGGCAGGTTGGTACATCCTGCAACAAGCAGGTATCATCTGCAGAACCATGCGACTTTTTACCCCTTTTCTTCTATTCACGCTTCTGTTGTCGGCGTGCACACAGGCCCAGAAGTCTGATTCCAATCCAAGCCGGCTCACAGTAGCTGACGGATTTCATCTTTCTGTCTTCGCCCAAACCGGTTCACCTCGAATGATGGTTTTCAGTCCAGGCGGAGTTCTGCTGGTGAGCGAGCCCGATGAAGGCCGCATCGTCGCGCTGCCGGATTCGAAACACACCGGCAGGGCGGAGCGTTCCGCAGTCGTCGTCGACAGTCTTACGGAACCGCACGGGCTCGCGTTTTATCAAGGCAAACTCTACATCGCCGAACGGGACAAAGTACGCAGCTATGATTGGGACGAAGCCAACCTGCGCGGGTCCAATCCTAAATTGCTGACTGATCTTCCCGGACGCGGCGGACACTCCACCCGCACCGTTCTGTTTCACAAAGACAAGATGTACGTGTCCGCAGGCTCGAGTTGTAACGCCTGCGTCGAAAAAGATCCAAGGCGCGCGACCGTGATGGAATTTAATCCCGACGGCACCAACATGAAGATATTTGCCAAAGGGCTGCGCAATGCGGTCGGCATGGCAGTCAACCCGAAAACCGATTCGATCTGGGTCACGGTCAATGGACGAGACAATCTCGGTGACGATCTGCCGCCCGAAGTGATCAACGACCTCGGCGCGAGCGGCGGTGACTTCGGATGGCCGTATTGCTATGGCGATCGCGTGCCCGATCCGAATTTCACGAAGCCTGGTGACGGTCGCTGTGACAGCGTCATCCTGCCGAAAGTAAAAATGCAGGCCCATTCCGCTCCGCTGGGGCTCGCCTTCTACGAGGGAACAGCCTACCCGGCGGAATATCGCAACAACATCTTTGTCGCTTTCCACGGATCATGGAATCGCAGCGTCCCAACCGGCGACAAAGTCGTGCGCGTGAAGCTCGATGACA belongs to Acidobacteriota bacterium and includes:
- a CDS encoding methylated-DNA--[protein]-cysteine S-methyltransferase; the encoded protein is MERIFYARTDSPAGPLLLALSPSGLMKLEFDRGQRTEGIGVDQDWQESRSALQPWLTQLDEYFDGQRREFSLPLDLRGTEFQLKCWHALLDIPYGETCSYRDIAHAIGHPLAFRAVGMSNNRNPIAIVVPCHRVIAADGTLCGYGGGLDIKRKLLDLEEAGVRPRLPLAIGA
- a CDS encoding OmpA family protein codes for the protein MKNHIVPALLLAGVMTLPAFAQSTTQPATQSAPADQAAPKADNATGKTPLQPDTHEGFWGKMNPFARKKYVQRQTAPIRDRINELDELTASNSKMIKDVDSRAQQGIQLASAKANEADQHAVEAGNKATAAQQTAQSAHTRLNTVEQVVTNIDQYQASTQTEIRFKSGQTLLSQNAKTALDEMATPLKSQRGYIIEVQGFSSGHGQTAIANSQKMAESVVRYLVLNHEIPVYRIYLVGMGNAPAQATASDAKPVKRVSGGRVEISLLKNNLEQLASSGTAPATTTDQQQPAK
- a CDS encoding PQQ-dependent sugar dehydrogenase gives rise to the protein MSEPDEGRIVALPDSKHTGRAERSAVVVDSLTEPHGLAFYQGKLYIAERDKVRSYDWDEANLRGSNPKLLTDLPGRGGHSTRTVLFHKDKMYVSAGSSCNACVEKDPRRATVMEFNPDGTNMKIFAKGLRNAVGMAVNPKTDSIWVTVNGRDNLGDDLPPEVINDLGASGGDFGWPYCYGDRVPDPNFTKPGDGRCDSVILPKVKMQAHSAPLGLAFYEGTAYPAEYRNNIFVAFHGSWNRSVPTGDKVVRVKLDDKGQPTSSTEDFITGWQDARGRRSGRPAGIVFGADGTMYVSDDQAGVIYRVTYQR
- a CDS encoding APC family permease — encoded protein: MTTPKPSTTSTVRKASLFYFVFVMFSYTTGGPFGLETMVTTSGPGMTLLYHLIIPIFWCIPVSLVSAELTCAMPVEGGFYRWTRAAFGDFWGFLAGWWNWSASFLLGGSYAVLFADYLTFYFPGIVGWKHWLVSFALIALITWLNIRGIQMVGKAATAFELFIFIPVIAMIVIGLTKWHHNPFVPFVPPNRPLSQVFGVGLALGLWLYSGYEQLSTVAEEVENPQRTYPRALALVVPLSIAAYFLPTLAALAALGNWQEWKDGYFSTAAQLIGGSWLGNLMTLGAMVSTVALLNSTVLTTTRMPFALAEDGYLPPFLTRKHARYGTPWVAILISAAIYASLAQHTLGQLISIYVWLRAATTVMTVLSAWGLRHKRPDLPRAFRIPAGNLGLVYVIALPTVMTVVALLFSDPVAWRWGPWALAVGPIVYVVVKWFAKRARTHLHG
- a CDS encoding prolyl oligopeptidase family serine peptidase, translated to MSKSRALVWSVLLVLAAALPEWGRVQTGFLDRAVTVSGTSYRYQVFVPSDFSTKKSWPVVLFLHGSGERGDDGLIQTDVGIGHAIRVKNSRFPFVVVMPQCRNERLWGTPEMEAQALAALDASIKEFHGDRNHVYLTGLSMGGYGTWEIAIRHPGRFAALVPICSGLRPLKEMPELFVSVAGDPKIADPFAEVARRVANTPIWMFHGGDDDTVPVTEARQMAEALTAVKAKFKYTEYPGVGHNAWDNAYAEPDLIPWMLEQSLKH